The sequence below is a genomic window from Brevibacillus laterosporus.
TGCTTTTCTTTTTCATTTTGTCCGTCATGCCTGTGAATTGCTTCATCATTTTCTTCATATCTTCGAACTGTTTAATGAAACGATTCACTTCCTGGATTGTGGTTCCGCTACCGGCTGCAATACGCTTGCGACGGTTTGCATTCATGACGTCAGGGTTAGCACGCTCTTCTTTTGTCATCGATTTCACGATAGCTTCTGTACGAGCGAGTTGCTTTTCATCCACCTTTAGATCTTTCATGCCCTTCATCTTGTTCATCCCAGGCAACATACCCAAGAGGTCCTCAATCGGCCCTAATTGGCGCATTTGCTGCATGGAATCCAAGAACATGTCAAAGGTGAATTCCCCTTGGCGCATTTGGCGCTCCATCTCTTTTGCTTTATCCACATCGACGTTTTCCTGTGCTTTTTCAATCAAGCTCAGTACATCGCCCATGCCCAAGATGCGTGATGCCATACGATCTGGATGGAATGCTTCTAAAGCATCAAGCTTTTCACCCATCGCTGCGAACTTGATCGGTTTACCAGTCACTGCTTTAACGGAAAGGGCTGCACCACCACGTGTGTCTCCATCTAACTTAGTAAGAATCACACCCGTAAGCTCTAGTTGATTGTTAAAGCTCTCTGCTACATTGACTGCATCTTGACCAGTCATAGCATCGACAACCAACAAAATCTCATCTGGCTTTGCCACTTCACGCACTTGCTGAAGCTCTTCCATGAGAGTCTCATCAATATGCAGACGACCTGCCGTATCAAGAATCACATAATCGTAGTGATTTTCTTTGGCATGTTCAATCGCTTTCGTAGCGATTTCTACCGGACTTACTTGATCACCCATTGAGAACACAGGGGCATTCAACTGCTCACCTAGTACTTGTAGCTGCTTAATTGCAGCAGGGCGATAAATATCACAAGCGACTAGCATTGGCTTGCGATTTTGCTTTTGTAATAGCTTAGCCAGTTTACCGGTCGTGGTTGTTTTACCCGCACCTTGTAGACCAACCATCATAATAACAGTCGGCGGTCGGTTGGAGACAGCAAGCTTGGAGACGTCACCGCCCATAAGCTCAGTCAGCTCTTCATTTACCACTTTAATAACCATTTGTCCTGGCGTTAAGCTTTTCAACACATCTTGTCCAATTGCACGTTCCTTGATACGAGCGACAAATTGTTTCACGACTTTAAAGTTAACGTCTGCTTCCAATAAAGCGAGACGCACTTCACGCATCGCTTCATTCACGATGGTTTCGTCAATTTTACCTCTGCCACGTAGCTTATCAAAGGCGCCCTGCAATCGGCTTGCCAAGCTTTCAAATGCCATATGTGCCCCTCCTAATCCATCTCTGACAGTTGGCGGAGCAAGATAAGCAATTCCTCTCTCGTATCGTCCCCACCTGTCGCTTCTACCAGATTGATCATCATCTTCACAACCTCTTGACGCTGTTCATGCTTCGCTGTCAACTTCAGCTTGTCGTCATATTCATACAGCTGCTTTTCAGCTCGCTTGATATGATCATAAACGGCTTGTCGGCTTACTTCATGCATTTCTGCAATCTCGCTTAACGATAGATCATCCAGGTAGTAAAGCTCAAGGTATTCACGTTGCTTTCCTTTTAGTAAGGAAGCATAGAAGTCAAATAAGA
It includes:
- a CDS encoding signal recognition particle protein, which encodes MAFESLASRLQGAFDKLRGRGKIDETIVNEAMREVRLALLEADVNFKVVKQFVARIKERAIGQDVLKSLTPGQMVIKVVNEELTELMGGDVSKLAVSNRPPTVIMMVGLQGAGKTTTTGKLAKLLQKQNRKPMLVACDIYRPAAIKQLQVLGEQLNAPVFSMGDQVSPVEIATKAIEHAKENHYDYVILDTAGRLHIDETLMEELQQVREVAKPDEILLVVDAMTGQDAVNVAESFNNQLELTGVILTKLDGDTRGGAALSVKAVTGKPIKFAAMGEKLDALEAFHPDRMASRILGMGDVLSLIEKAQENVDVDKAKEMERQMRQGEFTFDMFLDSMQQMRQLGPIEDLLGMLPGMNKMKGMKDLKVDEKQLARTEAIVKSMTKEERANPDVMNANRRKRIAAGSGTTIQEVNRFIKQFEDMKKMMKQFTGMTDKMKKKSKKKGGFLPFKGKPPIDPFGGMGGGTDDKKGGGFNFPFNPFK
- a CDS encoding putative DNA-binding protein, translated to MLEKTNQVNLLFDFYASLLKGKQREYLELYYLDDLSLSEIAEMHEVSRQAVYDHIKRAEKQLYEYDDKLKLTAKHEQRQEVVKMMINLVEATGGDDTREELLILLRQLSEMD